In the Fusarium falciforme chromosome 6, complete sequence genome, TCAGATATCGCAGTTTGTGGGTTAGGTTACGGCAGAAAAGTAGGCGGTGACTTGTGGCAGAAACGGTCCCTGAACCCTTTTCGGGAATAAACCCCCGGTAGATCCGGGCGGTCACGGGTACGTACTGGATTGGATCTGCCAGAGAGATTGGATGACAGTTTTCTCTGCCCGCCAAAAGAGCCATGCCGCTCTCTGAAACAAGCCAGACGCTGAGGCCTAACGCCGTCGCTGACCCGGCAGATGGTTTTAGGCCTTGTCCCCGCTGGAAGATCCCCCGCCGAGCCCACTGATGGCGTGCTGTAGCGCTGGCCTTGCAGCGCCCTACCACTGGATCGGGCACTCGCGGAGCCCGCCTCCCCAGACGAAGGGCTCCCTCCATGCCCGGCCTAGCCCCCCGAGGCTCTGTAGGGGAAGGCCGGGCAgtgggtggaggaggagatgcctGCCGCTAACCCGCTGTAAATCCGCATCTCATCCCAGCTTTCAAGAAGCTTCAATCCATGAGCCTCGGCTTTCCCCTTTCGGGGCACATGTCCAGAACCTCGGAATTCCCgctcatcaccaacctcatcCTTTCCAAGTTTCTGCCCGTTTCGCTGCTGTACGCGCATCGTCTCCTGTGTCTTTGTGTGCTCTTGTCTTTGGCAGGCATCTCTGCTCGGCTACCCTTCTCACTCCTTTAAATTGATCATCCATCACAAATCTCAATCTCAGATGACAAACATCTAGATCCCTCGTCTCGTCCTTGGCATCTCTGTCTCTTGGTGTTTGTTTTACTTTGTATTGTCGATTAACTTCACGCCTCTCTGGCTAAGAGCCAAGACGGCACCACCGGACGTTTGGCCGACAGAGATTATCATCGGACATTGTCAGATCCGACGGGCCTAGAACGGGACTTTCCCGCTTTTCTTGTCTTGACGGTCACAGCCTCTACAGGAATGGCTCCAACAGCAGCATCGCCGGCGCAGCTCAAGGCCCGCAGGAGAGAGGACTATCGCTTCATGCTCGAGTACCGTACGCGATGGTGAGTTTACGCCTCCTACTCTAGAGCATCTTTGCACTTTTCCTCTGTCGGGCTATGCATGCATGGAACAATCATGACCTTGACCTAGCGGTTGGCATCTCCGGAATGTTGCCAGAGTAGCATCGTGAAAACGCCCCAGAGGAATGGAGAGTCTGGGAGACGAGTTTCAATAGACTGACTCCCTTTACCAATAGGAACGACAATGATATGTATGACCACATGAACAATTCCGTCTACAACTTTTTGTAAGTGACGATCCCTGGCCTGGTCTCGTGGTCCTTCCAGGGAAAGGCAGGTGGAAGAAAAGCTGCTAAGGAAACCAGGTTTGACTCGGTTCTCAACGCCTATCTCATCGAGCACTGCAAGCTTCATCCCCCAACGGCAAAGGAGTTTGGCCTGTGCGTGCACACCCACACGGACTACTTCGCATCCATCGCGTACCCTGCCGTTGCGGAGCTGACGCTGCGCGTCAACAAGCTCGGGCGGTCGAGCGTCACGTACGAGATGGCCCTCTTTGAGAAGGGCgtcgacgaggtcaaggcggTCGGAGAGTTTGTGCAGGTCTATGTCGATCGTGAGTCGGGCAGGCCGCTCAAGGCGGGCATGGCAGACACGCTGCGGCGGGAGCTAGAGAAGCTGCTGGTTGTGGATGAGGAAGCTAATGTGGCCAAGTCGAAGCTATGAGCGAGATCCATATGGGCGACTCACTAGAGGAACGATAAACCA is a window encoding:
- a CDS encoding 4HBT domain-containing protein, with the translated sequence MAPTAASPAQLKARRREDYRFMLEYRTRWNDNDMYDHMNNSVYNFLFDSVLNAYLIEHCKLHPPTAKEFGLCVHTHTDYFASIAYPAVAELTLRVNKLGRSSVTYEMALFEKGVDEVKAVGEFVQVYVDRESGRPLKAGMADTLRRELEKLLVVDEEANVAKSKL